A stretch of the Pseudanabaena sp. BC1403 genome encodes the following:
- a CDS encoding 30S ribosomal protein S1: protein MINRAKTATTTNVGFTHEDFAKLLDKYDYHFSPGDIVAGTVFSIEPRGALIDIGAKTAAYIPIQEMSINRVDQPEEVLQNNETREFFILADENEEGQLTLSIRRIEYMRAWERVRQLQAEDATVRSLIFATNRGGALVRIEGLRGFIPGSHISTRKPKEELVGEELPLKFLEVDEDRNRLVLSHRRALVERKMNKLEVGEVVIGVVRGIKPYGAFIDIGGVSGLLHISEISHEHIETPHNVFNVNDEVKVMIIDLDAERGRISLSTKQLEAEPGDMVKDPQLVYAKAEEMAAKYREQLNAAPAVMEIPVAAVEEEEYEVPDAMEEAEIPEEVAAEPEVVEEVTAEA from the coding sequence ATGATCAATCGGGCAAAAACTGCTACTACGACCAATGTCGGCTTCACACATGAAGATTTCGCGAAGCTTTTAGATAAATACGACTATCACTTCAGTCCTGGCGACATCGTTGCAGGAACAGTATTTAGCATCGAGCCGAGAGGCGCACTTATTGACATTGGTGCAAAAACAGCAGCCTACATCCCGATTCAGGAAATGTCGATCAACCGCGTTGATCAGCCTGAAGAAGTTTTACAAAACAATGAAACCCGTGAATTTTTCATCCTAGCTGATGAAAACGAAGAAGGGCAACTAACCCTTTCGATTCGTCGGATCGAGTACATGAGAGCATGGGAGCGCGTGCGTCAGTTGCAAGCAGAAGACGCAACCGTGCGATCGCTTATTTTTGCTACCAACCGTGGTGGCGCTCTGGTCAGAATCGAAGGACTACGCGGATTTATCCCTGGTTCACACATCAGCACCCGCAAGCCTAAGGAAGAATTGGTTGGCGAAGAATTGCCACTCAAATTCTTGGAAGTGGATGAAGACCGCAACCGTCTCGTCCTCAGTCATCGCCGCGCCCTTGTTGAACGCAAGATGAACAAGCTCGAAGTTGGCGAAGTCGTAATTGGTGTAGTACGCGGTATCAAGCCTTACGGTGCATTCATTGACATCGGTGGTGTCAGCGGCTTGTTGCACATCTCCGAAATCTCCCACGAGCATATCGAAACTCCTCACAATGTCTTCAACGTCAATGACGAAGTGAAGGTCATGATTATTGATCTTGATGCAGAGCGTGGACGCATTTCACTCTCTACTAAGCAACTTGAAGCCGAACCAGGTGATATGGTCAAAGACCCTCAACTGGTTTACGCTAAGGCAGAAGAGATGGCTGCTAAGTATCGTGAACAACTCAATGCGGCTCCTGCGGTAATGGAAATTCCTGTAGCAGCAGTTGAAGAAGAAGAGTATGAAGTTCCCGATGCTATGGAAGAAGCTGAAATCCCTGAAGAAGTCGCAGCTGAACCCGAAGTAGTAGAAGAAGTTACTGCTGAAGCGTAG
- a CDS encoding 16S rRNA (cytosine(967)-C(5))-methyltransferase → MTSKNSRQIALEALRLIQRRNAYADVALDCTLSRARQENITLLESDRRLITELVYGCTRRQKTLQAVLQNFSQKPTAKLPPDLLIILQIGVYQLCFLDRIKPSAIVHTTVELVKENNLKGLSGFTNGIMRSILRAKDKEDILAKITDPASFYSFPEWLIELWQKEFGQEAIASICNWFNQTPHLDLRVNLLHATRDQVLAAFAEAEIKAEPIPHLPEGIRVAQGAGDVSQLPKFKEGWWSVQDASAQLVTYLLDAQPNEIIIDACAAPGGKTTHISDRLKNTGKVYALDRLASRLKKVDQNTARLGITNVQTLEIDAREFAELPSGKCDRVLLDVPCSGLGTLHRHADARWRQTPEEPYKLAKTQAEILERATQWVKPEGVIVYSTCTMHPAENEEVITQFLANHPDWQIVPPSADNPAAHFVCDRGWVKILPHEHDMDGFFMAKLQRL, encoded by the coding sequence ATGACGAGTAAGAATTCTCGACAAATTGCTTTAGAAGCCCTACGTTTGATTCAAAGACGCAATGCTTATGCTGATGTAGCGCTTGACTGCACGCTTTCACGAGCGCGACAAGAAAACATTACCCTTTTAGAAAGCGATCGCCGTCTGATCACGGAGTTAGTGTATGGATGTACGCGCCGCCAAAAAACCCTGCAAGCAGTTTTGCAAAACTTTTCACAAAAACCAACTGCAAAATTACCACCAGACTTATTAATAATCTTACAGATTGGTGTGTACCAACTATGTTTTCTCGATCGCATTAAGCCATCAGCGATCGTTCATACCACTGTGGAATTAGTCAAAGAAAACAATTTAAAGGGTTTATCTGGCTTTACCAATGGGATCATGCGATCCATACTCAGAGCCAAGGATAAGGAAGATATTCTTGCCAAAATTACTGATCCAGCCAGCTTTTATAGTTTTCCTGAATGGTTGATCGAGCTATGGCAAAAAGAATTTGGGCAAGAGGCGATCGCAAGCATTTGCAATTGGTTTAATCAAACGCCTCATCTCGATTTACGGGTAAATCTTTTACATGCAACGCGGGATCAAGTTCTAGCCGCTTTTGCAGAAGCCGAGATCAAAGCTGAGCCAATTCCCCATTTACCCGAAGGAATCCGCGTTGCCCAAGGTGCAGGCGATGTCAGTCAATTACCGAAATTTAAAGAGGGTTGGTGGTCGGTTCAAGATGCTAGCGCTCAGTTAGTTACTTATCTATTAGATGCCCAGCCCAATGAGATCATTATTGATGCATGTGCTGCCCCGGGAGGCAAGACTACGCATATTAGCGATCGCTTAAAAAATACTGGCAAAGTATACGCCCTAGATCGTCTAGCCAGTCGCCTCAAAAAAGTCGATCAAAACACAGCACGACTAGGGATCACTAATGTGCAAACCCTTGAGATTGATGCAAGGGAATTTGCAGAATTGCCTTCTGGAAAATGCGATCGCGTTTTGCTAGATGTGCCTTGCTCTGGACTAGGTACGCTACATCGTCATGCCGATGCCCGTTGGAGACAAACTCCTGAAGAACCTTATAAATTAGCCAAAACTCAAGCCGAAATACTTGAACGTGCTACGCAATGGGTAAAACCTGAAGGCGTAATTGTTTACAGCACCTGCACCATGCATCCTGCCGAAAACGAAGAAGTAATTACGCAGTTTTTAGCAAATCATCCCGATTGGCAAATTGTGCCGCCAAGTGCTGACAATCCTGCGGCTCATTTTGTTTGCGATCGGGGCTGGGTGAAAATATTACCTCATGAACACGATATGGATGGTTTCTTTATGGCAAAGCTTCAAAGACTATAA
- the mraY gene encoding phospho-N-acetylmuramoyl-pentapeptide-transferase, with protein sequence MVDTGVRVRKAKFPTGSSLALGLAIGLISLIVGVDLFLNPNISSSLLLPFTFGGAGVAFLGTFAVPALRQLKAGQIIREDGPQAHLKKQGTPTMGGIFIIPVGILLALVWSGFNDKVVACSLLTVSFGFIGWLDDWKILRRHSNKGLSPRSKIFLQAFFAACFCAWLGLTQNWQAIATINLPLKFVIPLGLLFFPLALFVFLGSSNATNLTDGLDGLAGGTGAIALFGMGLLLFPQNKELAIFCMCLSGSYLGFLWHNRYPARVFMGDTGSLALGGALASTAILGNLLWAFLIVGAIFIWESISVIAQVSYYKATKDETGMGKRLFKMAPFHHHLELSGWHELHVVRFFYLTGGFLVGIAIVISKLA encoded by the coding sequence ATGGTTGATACTGGTGTGAGAGTTAGGAAAGCAAAATTTCCGACAGGAAGTAGCCTAGCACTTGGTTTAGCAATTGGTTTAATAAGTTTAATTGTCGGTGTCGATCTTTTCTTGAATCCTAATATAAGTTCAAGTCTGCTGCTGCCATTCACGTTTGGGGGGGCTGGAGTTGCATTTTTAGGCACTTTTGCAGTTCCAGCTTTGCGTCAGCTTAAGGCTGGGCAAATCATTCGTGAAGATGGGCCACAAGCTCATCTGAAGAAACAAGGAACTCCGACGATGGGGGGGATATTTATTATACCTGTCGGAATTTTATTAGCGCTAGTATGGTCTGGCTTTAATGACAAAGTAGTAGCCTGTAGTTTGCTGACTGTCTCCTTTGGCTTTATCGGATGGTTAGATGATTGGAAAATTTTGCGTCGTCACTCCAATAAAGGCTTGTCTCCGCGCTCCAAGATTTTCCTTCAAGCATTTTTCGCCGCTTGTTTCTGTGCATGGCTGGGGCTAACCCAAAACTGGCAAGCGATCGCCACGATTAATTTGCCTCTGAAATTTGTGATTCCTCTGGGCTTACTGTTTTTCCCTCTTGCCCTGTTTGTATTTCTCGGCAGTAGCAATGCTACAAATCTCACTGACGGTTTGGATGGGCTTGCAGGTGGTACAGGTGCGATCGCCTTATTTGGCATGGGTCTACTACTGTTTCCTCAGAACAAAGAACTCGCCATTTTTTGCATGTGCCTCAGTGGTAGCTATTTAGGGTTTCTCTGGCACAATCGCTATCCTGCACGCGTATTTATGGGTGATACGGGATCGCTAGCTTTAGGTGGTGCTCTTGCCTCAACTGCAATTCTTGGTAACTTGCTATGGGCATTTTTAATCGTCGGTGCAATCTTTATCTGGGAATCAATTTCGGTGATTGCACAGGTTTCCTATTACAAGGCAACCAAAGATGAAACTGGCATGGGTAAGCGCCTTTTCAAAATGGCTCCTTTTCACCATCACCTAGAGCTAAGCGGCTGGCATGAGTTACATGTGGTTAGGTTCTTTTATCTAACAGGTGGTTTTTTGGTGGGGATCGCTATTGTAATTAGTAAGCTTGCTTAA
- a CDS encoding pentapeptide repeat-containing protein: protein MSFLRLAIAIIMLAYLLTSPINVQAETLSFSHAQLKNRDFSGRDLAGSGFANANMEGANFENADVRGAVFSASVLRNANLKGANFSSGLLDQADFAKADLSDALLVETILLRSTFDFVNIDGADFTDAIMDGGQRKWLCTKAKGTNSQTGVDTRESLECE from the coding sequence ATGTCATTTTTGCGCTTGGCGATCGCGATCATCATGCTTGCTTATTTACTGACATCGCCCATCAATGTTCAAGCAGAAACCCTCTCATTTAGCCATGCCCAGTTAAAAAACAGAGACTTTTCAGGAAGAGATCTGGCTGGTTCAGGTTTTGCCAATGCCAACATGGAAGGGGCAAACTTTGAAAATGCTGATGTACGCGGAGCCGTATTTAGCGCTTCAGTTTTGCGAAATGCTAATCTCAAAGGAGCAAACTTTTCCAGTGGCTTACTGGATCAAGCTGATTTCGCTAAGGCTGATCTTAGTGATGCTTTACTGGTCGAAACGATTTTGTTACGCAGTACCTTTGATTTTGTAAATATTGATGGGGCAGATTTCACTGACGCGATCATGGATGGGGGACAACGGAAATGGCTATGCACTAAAGCTAAAGGCACAAACTCACAAACTGGCGTAGATACTAGAGAATCTTTAGAATGTGAATAA
- a CDS encoding photosystem I reaction center subunit VIII codes for MTGYYAHYYVSFIFVPLIGVILPIATMGLLLNYIEN; via the coding sequence ATGACTGGATACTACGCACATTACTACGTCTCTTTCATCTTCGTACCACTTATTGGTGTAATCCTCCCGATCGCCACCATGGGTCTACTTCTCAACTACATCGAGAACTAA
- a CDS encoding photosystem I reaction center subunit XI, producing the protein MTDFVKPFKNDPQLGNLSTPISDSAIVKAFIGNLPAYRAGLSPSRRGLEIGMAHGYFIYGPFALLGPLRNTELASLAGLLATIASVVLLTVGLSLYGQTVTKLQSSSALEAPAELGTSAGWSEFSSSFLLGGAGGAAFAYFLNYLEPMQKFLGLLWN; encoded by the coding sequence ATGACAGATTTTGTAAAACCCTTCAAGAACGATCCCCAACTAGGGAATTTGTCTACACCCATTAGCGATTCCGCGATCGTTAAGGCTTTTATCGGCAACCTTCCCGCTTACCGCGCAGGCTTGTCTCCTAGCCGTCGTGGTCTAGAGATCGGCATGGCACATGGCTACTTCATCTACGGGCCATTTGCATTATTGGGACCTCTGAGAAATACAGAATTGGCTAGCCTTGCTGGTCTATTGGCAACGATCGCATCTGTTGTATTGTTGACAGTTGGCTTGTCCTTATATGGTCAAACTGTAACTAAGTTGCAGTCTAGCTCAGCCTTAGAAGCCCCTGCTGAATTGGGTACTTCTGCTGGTTGGAGCGAATTTTCTAGTAGCTTCTTGCTTGGTGGTGCTGGTGGTGCTGCATTTGCATACTTCCTCAACTACCTAGAGCCGATGCAAAAATTCCTTGGTTTGCTTTGGAATTAA
- the nth gene encoding endonuclease III, whose translation MGIITKRSSKKVRANEILIRLKRLYPDATCSLDYETPVQLLVAVILSAQCTDERVNMVTPKLFARYPDAIALANADLDELMELVHSTGFYRNKAKNIRSACEMIVRDFEGTVPNTMDKLLKLAGVARKTANVVLAHAYGINAGVTVDTHVKRLTKRLGLTKFEEPLKVERDLMGMLPQRDWENWSIRIIYHGRAVCNARKPACDRCELADLCPSSSVAT comes from the coding sequence ATGGGAATTATCACCAAACGTTCATCCAAAAAAGTTCGGGCTAACGAAATCCTCATTCGTCTCAAACGGCTTTATCCCGACGCAACCTGTTCGCTTGACTACGAAACACCTGTGCAGTTATTGGTAGCAGTCATACTCTCGGCTCAATGCACCGATGAGCGTGTGAATATGGTCACCCCAAAATTATTTGCACGATATCCCGATGCGATCGCCCTAGCCAACGCCGATCTCGATGAACTCATGGAGTTAGTCCACTCCACAGGCTTTTATCGCAACAAAGCTAAGAACATTAGAAGTGCCTGCGAAATGATTGTGCGTGACTTTGAAGGCACAGTACCTAATACGATGGATAAACTGCTCAAGCTGGCAGGAGTAGCCCGAAAAACCGCTAATGTCGTATTAGCCCATGCCTACGGAATTAATGCAGGCGTGACCGTTGACACCCACGTAAAGCGGCTGACCAAAAGACTAGGACTAACTAAATTTGAAGAACCCCTAAAAGTCGAACGGGATCTGATGGGAATGTTGCCCCAACGGGACTGGGAAAACTGGTCGATCAGGATTATTTATCACGGACGTGCTGTTTGTAACGCCCGTAAACCTGCTTGCGATCGCTGTGAACTTGCTGATTTATGTCCATCATCGTCTGTGGCTACCTGA
- the uvrA gene encoding excinuclease ABC subunit UvrA — protein sequence MPDHTHIHVRGARQHNLKNVDLTIPRDRLIVFTGVSGSGKSSLAFDTIFAEGQRRYVESLSAYARQFLGQVDKPDVDYIEGLSPAISIDQKSTSHNPRSTVGTVTEIYDYLRLLFGRAGSPHCPICDRNIAPQTIDRMVDAIMELSDRTKFQLLAPVIRGKKGTHKKLLSTLASEGFARVRVDGEVRELSDNIELDKNKLHDIEIVVDRLVRKNDIQERLTDSLATCLKRAEGIAMVEILPSSPDPKSEKVSNLLTFSENFACPEHGAVMEELSPRMFSFNSPYGACPTCHGLGSIKTFSPELLVPDPSLPVYAAIAPWADKTHTYYISLLSSVGEYAGFEITAPWEKLTQSQIDVILHGTTEKILIKPDSLYRDRSEGYYKRYEGAIAILEQQYKEAGESQRQKLENYLIEESCSTCEGTRLKPESLAVRIGGYNINDFVSVPIGTCRDRLKNLDLDERTRQIGDRVLQEIEARLQFLLDVGLDYLTLDRSTMSLSGGEAQRIRLATQIGSGLTGVLYVLDEPSIGLHQRDNSRLLATLTKLRDLGNTLIVVEHDEETIRAADYLVDIGPGAGVHGGRIVAQGTVKDIEQHPDSLTGAYLSKQKLIHTPAERREGNGKYLEICNAYLNNLKHVNVTLPLGKLVCVTGVSGSGKSTLINDLLHNSLDHHFSRKVPAPKGIDEIKGLQALDKFIVIDQSPIGRTPRSNPATYTGLFDVIRETFALTTAAKTRGYKAGQFSFNVKGGRCEACSGQGVNVISMNFLPDVYVQCDVCKGARYNRETLQVKYKEKTIADVLDMTIEEAMHFFENIPSAHTKLGMLVDVGLGYVRLGQSAPTLSGGEAQRVKLATELARRSTGKTLYLIDEPTTGLSFYDVHKLLDVMQRLVDKGNSIITIEHNLDVIRCADWVIDLGPEGGDRGGEIIAEGTPEQVAKVKKSYTGKYLKQVLAEYPRAK from the coding sequence ATGCCAGACCATACCCATATCCATGTTAGAGGTGCTAGACAGCACAATCTCAAGAATGTTGACCTGACAATTCCCCGCGATCGCCTGATCGTGTTTACAGGTGTGTCTGGCTCTGGCAAATCATCTCTAGCTTTTGACACGATTTTTGCCGAAGGACAACGCCGCTATGTCGAGTCACTGAGTGCCTATGCGAGGCAATTTTTGGGACAAGTAGATAAGCCTGATGTGGACTATATCGAGGGCTTGAGTCCCGCGATTTCTATTGACCAAAAATCAACTTCCCATAACCCCCGCTCAACAGTTGGTACGGTTACCGAGATTTATGATTATTTGCGGCTATTATTTGGTCGCGCAGGTTCGCCACATTGCCCGATTTGCGATCGCAATATTGCACCCCAGACGATTGATCGGATGGTGGATGCGATTATGGAGCTTAGCGATCGCACTAAGTTTCAGTTGCTAGCACCCGTAATTCGTGGCAAAAAGGGAACTCACAAGAAATTACTATCTACCCTAGCCAGTGAAGGCTTTGCGCGGGTGCGGGTAGATGGAGAAGTTCGAGAACTTAGTGACAATATCGAATTAGATAAAAACAAACTGCATGATATTGAAATTGTGGTTGATCGTCTAGTTCGCAAAAATGATATTCAAGAACGTTTGACTGATTCCCTCGCAACTTGTCTGAAACGTGCCGAAGGGATTGCGATGGTCGAGATTTTGCCCTCATCCCCAGACCCTAAATCTGAGAAAGTTAGCAATCTGCTAACTTTCTCAGAAAACTTTGCCTGTCCTGAGCATGGCGCAGTCATGGAAGAACTATCGCCACGCATGTTCTCCTTTAATTCTCCCTATGGCGCTTGTCCCACCTGTCACGGATTGGGAAGTATTAAAACCTTTAGTCCTGAGTTGCTAGTTCCTGATCCATCTTTGCCAGTCTATGCCGCGATCGCACCTTGGGCAGATAAAACCCATACCTATTACATTTCACTGTTATCCAGCGTTGGTGAATATGCAGGCTTTGAGATTACTGCACCTTGGGAAAAGCTTACCCAGTCACAGATTGATGTTATTCTGCATGGCACAACTGAGAAGATTTTAATTAAGCCAGACTCGCTCTATCGCGATCGCAGTGAGGGATATTACAAGCGCTATGAAGGTGCGATCGCCATTCTCGAACAGCAATATAAAGAAGCTGGAGAATCGCAAAGACAGAAATTAGAAAACTATCTCATCGAAGAGTCTTGCTCGACTTGCGAAGGAACAAGGCTGAAACCAGAATCTCTAGCAGTTCGGATTGGTGGTTATAACATTAACGATTTTGTGTCAGTGCCGATAGGGACTTGTCGCGATCGCTTAAAAAATCTCGACCTTGATGAGCGAACTCGCCAAATAGGCGATCGGGTCTTACAGGAAATTGAAGCCAGACTGCAATTTCTGCTGGATGTGGGCTTAGATTACCTCACTCTTGATCGTTCTACCATGTCTCTCTCTGGTGGCGAAGCGCAGCGTATTCGCCTTGCTACCCAAATTGGTTCTGGTTTGACGGGCGTTCTCTATGTTCTTGACGAGCCGAGCATAGGACTGCATCAACGCGATAACTCGCGGCTGCTTGCGACATTAACCAAACTTCGCGATCTTGGGAATACCTTAATCGTGGTCGAACATGACGAAGAAACCATTCGTGCTGCTGACTATCTCGTAGACATTGGACCAGGGGCGGGAGTGCATGGCGGTAGGATCGTCGCGCAGGGTACTGTTAAGGATATTGAGCAGCATCCTGACTCCCTCACAGGTGCTTATCTATCTAAACAAAAGCTAATTCACACACCCGCAGAACGCCGCGAAGGTAATGGTAAGTATTTAGAAATTTGTAATGCCTATCTCAATAACCTTAAGCATGTCAATGTCACGCTTCCTTTAGGAAAGCTAGTTTGTGTCACAGGTGTATCAGGTTCAGGCAAATCTACGCTCATTAATGACCTGCTCCATAATTCTCTAGATCATCATTTCTCGCGCAAAGTACCAGCACCTAAAGGCATTGATGAAATTAAGGGACTCCAAGCTTTAGACAAATTCATCGTCATCGATCAATCTCCCATCGGACGCACACCTCGTTCCAATCCTGCTACTTATACAGGCTTATTTGATGTCATACGCGAAACCTTTGCTTTGACGACTGCGGCAAAAACTAGAGGTTATAAAGCAGGGCAATTCTCTTTTAACGTCAAGGGTGGACGTTGCGAGGCTTGCTCTGGACAGGGTGTAAATGTTATCTCAATGAATTTTCTTCCAGATGTCTATGTGCAGTGTGATGTTTGCAAAGGCGCAAGATATAACCGTGAAACTCTGCAAGTTAAGTACAAAGAGAAGACGATCGCAGATGTGCTAGATATGACCATCGAAGAAGCGATGCATTTCTTTGAAAATATTCCTTCGGCTCACACCAAATTAGGAATGCTGGTGGATGTTGGTTTAGGTTATGTCCGTCTCGGTCAGTCTGCGCCCACGCTCTCAGGTGGCGAAGCCCAACGGGTGAAGCTTGCCACAGAATTAGCGCGACGATCTACAGGTAAAACTCTCTATCTCATCGATGAACCGACTACAGGTTTAAGCTTTTACGATGTGCATAAATTGCTGGATGTGATGCAGCGTCTTGTCGATAAAGGTAATAGCATCATCACGATTGAGCATAATCTCGATGTGATTCGTTGTGCTGATTGGGTGATTGATTTGGGCCCTGAAGGAGGCGATCGCGGTGGTGAGATTATTGCCGAAGGTACGCCAGAACAGGTTGCCAAGGTCAAAAAATCCTATACTGGCAAATATCTCAAGCAAGTATTGGCTGAATATCCAAGGGCTAAGTAG
- a CDS encoding DUF2281 domain-containing protein: MIATQQELLKTFASLPPEAQRQALNFIAFLQQTYVPDIAKPQKTEIDWINDPFIGMWQERQDMDDSTTWVRDIREKEWS, translated from the coding sequence ATGATCGCTACCCAACAAGAACTCCTCAAAACCTTTGCGAGCCTTCCACCCGAAGCGCAACGCCAAGCTCTAAACTTCATCGCTTTCTTGCAACAAACATATGTCCCAGATATCGCTAAACCACAAAAAACAGAAATCGATTGGATAAATGATCCTTTTATAGGCATGTGGCAAGAGCGTCAAGATATGGACGATAGCACAACATGGGTACGCGATATTCGAGAAAAGGAGTGGTCATGA
- a CDS encoding type II toxin-antitoxin system VapC family toxin yields the protein MTNLTIIDTDILIDTSRNKSEAIDYLQNLQSTSILSISAVTQMELIVGCTNKADLRKVENFLKQFAIIKIDQDISDKSVELLKSYRLSHGLLIADSLIAATAIVWDYPLATKNQRDYRFIQELKLLQYP from the coding sequence ATGACGAATTTAACCATCATTGACACAGATATCTTGATCGATACTTCGCGCAATAAAAGTGAAGCAATTGATTATCTGCAAAACTTACAATCAACTAGCATTCTATCAATTAGTGCAGTTACACAAATGGAACTCATTGTTGGTTGCACAAATAAAGCTGATCTAAGAAAGGTAGAAAATTTCCTCAAACAATTTGCTATCATCAAAATCGATCAAGATATTTCAGACAAATCAGTTGAACTCCTGAAATCTTATCGTCTGAGCCACGGACTACTAATTGCTGACAGTCTGATTGCTGCTACTGCAATTGTTTGGGATTATCCCCTAGCCACCAAAAATCAACGCGATTACAGATTCATTCAAGAATTAAAGCTTTTACAATACCCATAA
- a CDS encoding ABC transporter ATP-binding protein yields MPNVHPFVRLMSYARKYRQQIWTATTCSILNKFFDLAPPVLIGAAIDLVLQKENFWANPFGVQGLAAQLLVLSAISGVIWGLESIFEYAYALQWRNLAQTVQHDLRLDAYQHLQELELAFFEDRSSGGLMSILSDDVNQLERFLDGGANEVIQVSATILLIGGAFFVITPNVAWLALSPMPFILWGSIWFQKFLAPRYAEVREKVGMLNGQLSNNIGGITTIKAFVTEAYERKRIEKESNQYRQSNRKAIAYSAAFVPLIRILIFMGFIAILYYGGLEVQAGKLSVGNYSVMIYLIQRLLWPLTRLGETLDQYQRAMASTNRILDLLDAPIAIHSGSQVLDPVVNGDIQLKNVTFGYAPNFPIVENLSLEIAAHKTTAIVGATGSGKSTLVKLLLRLYEIQSGNIFLDRIDIRDLELRSLRSCMGWVSQDVFLFHGSVLENIAYGSFDATVEQIVEAAKIAEAHDFIQTLPKGYDTIVGERGQKLSGGQRQRIAIARAVLRNPPILILDEATSAVDNETEAAIQKSLDYITQNRTTIAIAHRLSTIRNADRIYVMDQGKVVEMGTHDELVTNKGIYAGLWNLQTGQK; encoded by the coding sequence ATGCCTAATGTTCATCCGTTTGTCCGTCTGATGTCCTATGCTCGTAAGTATCGGCAACAGATTTGGACTGCGACAACTTGCTCGATTTTAAATAAATTCTTCGATTTAGCACCCCCAGTCCTGATTGGGGCGGCGATCGATCTGGTATTACAAAAAGAGAACTTTTGGGCGAATCCCTTTGGTGTGCAAGGATTAGCCGCGCAATTGCTAGTCCTTTCAGCTATCAGTGGTGTGATTTGGGGATTAGAGTCGATTTTTGAATATGCCTATGCGCTTCAGTGGCGAAATCTGGCTCAGACTGTTCAGCATGACTTGCGACTTGATGCCTATCAGCATTTACAGGAGTTAGAACTAGCATTTTTTGAAGATCGCAGTTCGGGGGGATTGATGTCGATATTGAGTGATGATGTCAATCAATTAGAGCGATTTCTCGACGGTGGTGCGAATGAAGTTATTCAAGTTTCAGCGACTATTTTGTTGATTGGTGGCGCATTTTTTGTGATTACACCGAATGTGGCTTGGTTAGCACTGTCACCGATGCCGTTTATTTTATGGGGTTCGATCTGGTTTCAGAAATTCCTTGCGCCGCGCTATGCTGAAGTTCGCGAAAAAGTGGGAATGCTGAATGGGCAATTATCAAATAATATTGGCGGGATCACGACGATTAAAGCTTTTGTCACCGAGGCATATGAACGCAAACGCATTGAGAAAGAAAGCAATCAATATCGTCAAAGTAATCGCAAGGCGATCGCCTATAGTGCGGCATTCGTTCCATTAATTAGAATTCTAATCTTTATGGGATTTATTGCGATTCTCTATTATGGGGGCTTGGAAGTACAGGCAGGAAAACTTTCGGTCGGCAATTACTCAGTGATGATTTACCTGATTCAGCGCTTGTTATGGCCGCTTACCCGCTTGGGCGAAACCCTCGATCAATATCAAAGAGCAATGGCTTCAACTAATCGTATTCTTGATTTACTCGATGCCCCGATCGCAATTCACTCAGGATCACAGGTACTAGACCCTGTAGTCAATGGCGATATCCAATTAAAGAATGTCACCTTTGGATATGCTCCTAATTTCCCAATTGTGGAAAATCTATCCTTAGAAATCGCCGCCCATAAAACTACTGCTATCGTTGGGGCGACTGGTTCAGGCAAAAGTACTTTAGTAAAGCTGCTGCTGCGTTTATACGAAATTCAATCGGGAAATATCTTTCTCGATCGCATTGATATTCGCGACTTAGAATTGCGATCGCTACGTTCTTGCATGGGCTGGGTAAGCCAAGATGTGTTTTTATTTCATGGCTCAGTTTTAGAAAATATTGCCTATGGTTCCTTTGATGCAACTGTGGAACAGATAGTCGAAGCTGCCAAGATAGCAGAAGCTCATGATTTTATCCAAACCTTGCCCAAGGGCTACGATACAATCGTTGGTGAGCGGGGACAAAAGCTATCAGGTGGTCAAAGACAACGAATTGCGATCGCTCGTGCCGTATTACGCAATCCACCGATTTTAATTCTCGATGAAGCAACTTCAGCAGTTGATAATGAAACAGAAGCAGCGATCCAAAAATCTCTAGATTACATTACCCAAAACCGCACGACAATTGCGATCGCTCATCGTCTATCCACCATTCGTAATGCCGATCGCATTTATGTGATGGATCAGGGCAAAGTGGTAGAGATGGGAACTCATGACGAGCTAGTTACAAACAAGGGAATCTACGCAGGTTTATGGAATCTACAAACAGGACAAAAATGA